The Diaphorobacter ruginosibacter genome contains a region encoding:
- a CDS encoding patatin-like phospholipase family protein → MTAPHQPLTGLVLSGGGARAAYQVGVLEAIADLRISCGLPRQNSPFQILCGTSAGAINASALACGADHFDDTVRHVASVWRHFEAEQVYRADSISVLRSGAHWLTLLSLGWTVARWRKARPHALLNNQPLAELLTQLVRLERLPGLIQDGHLDALAVTASSYTTGEHVTFYQSREARPPWIRSQRKAVRAEITHAHLLASSAIPFIFPARSVTFNQQTHYLGDGSMRQTAPIAPAIHLGADRILVVGAGRMNEPELVVPRGVVPAYPSLAQIGGHALSSIFLDALSVDVERAERINQTLSLIPPDARARSPLRPLNLLVLSPSERIDEIASRHIGELPATIRALLGAVGVKVPAPGQSPTGMVGGAALASYLLFEAGFTGELMELGRRDAMARTDEICAFFGWTLPGKDRMHGETAPPTTM, encoded by the coding sequence ATGACCGCGCCGCACCAACCCCTCACAGGCCTGGTTCTGTCCGGCGGCGGAGCGCGCGCCGCCTACCAGGTGGGCGTACTCGAGGCCATTGCCGACCTGCGCATCTCCTGCGGGCTGCCGCGCCAGAACAGCCCTTTCCAGATCCTGTGCGGCACGTCGGCCGGTGCCATCAACGCCTCCGCCCTTGCCTGCGGGGCCGATCATTTCGACGACACGGTGCGCCATGTCGCCAGCGTGTGGCGGCACTTCGAGGCCGAACAGGTTTATCGCGCCGACTCCATCAGCGTGCTGCGCAGCGGCGCACACTGGCTGACGCTGTTGTCGCTCGGCTGGACGGTGGCGCGCTGGCGCAAGGCGCGGCCGCACGCATTGCTCAACAACCAGCCGCTGGCCGAACTGCTCACGCAGCTGGTGCGCCTCGAACGCCTGCCGGGGCTGATCCAGGATGGCCACCTCGACGCGCTGGCGGTGACCGCGTCAAGCTACACCACTGGCGAGCACGTCACCTTCTACCAGTCACGCGAAGCGCGCCCGCCGTGGATCCGTTCGCAGCGCAAGGCCGTGCGCGCGGAAATCACGCACGCGCACCTGCTGGCCTCGTCGGCCATTCCATTCATCTTTCCCGCGCGTTCGGTCACCTTCAACCAGCAGACGCACTATCTGGGCGACGGCTCCATGCGCCAGACCGCGCCGATCGCGCCGGCCATCCACCTGGGCGCCGACCGCATCCTGGTGGTGGGCGCGGGCCGCATGAACGAGCCCGAGCTGGTGGTGCCGCGTGGCGTGGTACCGGCCTATCCTTCTCTCGCGCAGATCGGCGGCCATGCGCTCTCCAGCATCTTCCTCGATGCCCTGTCGGTAGACGTCGAGCGCGCTGAGCGCATCAACCAGACGCTATCGCTCATTCCGCCCGACGCCCGCGCGCGCAGCCCGCTCAGGCCGCTGAACCTGCTGGTGCTCTCGCCCAGCGAGCGCATCGACGAGATCGCCTCGCGGCACATCGGCGAGCTGCCCGCGACGATCCGCGCGCTGCTCGGCGCGGTCGGCGTGAAGGTGCCTGCGCCCGGCCAGTCCCCCACCGGCATGGTCGGCGGCGCGGCGCTGGCCAGCTACCTGCTGTTCGAGGCGGGATTCACGGGCGAGCTCATGGAGCTGGGGCGCAGGGATGCGATGGCCAGGACGGACGAAATCTGCGCGTTCTTCGGCTGGACGCTTCCCGGCAAAGACCGCATGCACGGCGAAACGGCGCCACCAACTACAATGTAA
- the metG gene encoding methionine--tRNA ligase has protein sequence MTARKIFVTTALPYANGNFHIGHIMEYIQADTWVRAQRMQGNAVNFVGADDAHGAPIMIAAEKAGKTPQQFVADIAAGRKQYLDGFHIAFDNWSNTDSAENHELSKQIYLDLKKAGFIETRTIEQFFDPEKNMFLPDRFIKGECPRCHAKDQYGDNCEVCGAVYAPTDLINPYSALSGAKPVLKTSEHFFFKLSDPRAVEFLTEWTQDGQHVQPEVANKIKEWFGTRTNPDGTTSEGLDDWDISRDAPYFGIEIPDAPGKYFYVWLDAPVGYLASLKELLNKRGENYDAYMADPTLEQYHFIGKDIITFHTLFWPAMLKFSGRKTPTRICVHGFMTVNNGEKMSKSRGTGLDPLKYLSLGMNPEWLRYYLGAKLNGKNEDIDFNPEDFMARVNADLIGKYVNIASRAAGFLVKRFDGKLGDMGEDGQALVAQLREQKDNIIAAYEHRDTSRAVREVMLLCDRVNAYVDANKPWELAKKEGMEARLQDVCTTCIEAFRILTIYLKPMLPHVAAEVANFLIVPPENFGDIDRPLGKDHQIGEYKHLMQRVDVKQLDALFEAPPAPVEEKVLPGGEEIAPTITIDDFAKVDLRIAKIVECKPVEGSTKLLQLTLDAGEGRMRNVFSGISSMYQPEQLQGKLTVLVANLAPRKMKFGVSEGMVLAASHADEKAHPGIYVLEPFPGATPGMRIH, from the coding sequence ATGACTGCACGCAAGATTTTCGTCACCACCGCGCTGCCGTACGCCAACGGCAACTTCCACATCGGCCACATCATGGAGTACATCCAGGCCGACACCTGGGTGCGCGCGCAGCGAATGCAGGGCAATGCAGTCAACTTCGTGGGTGCGGACGACGCCCACGGTGCCCCGATCATGATCGCCGCCGAAAAGGCTGGCAAGACGCCCCAGCAGTTCGTGGCCGACATTGCTGCCGGCCGCAAGCAGTATCTCGACGGTTTCCATATTGCCTTCGACAACTGGAGCAACACCGACAGCGCCGAGAACCACGAGCTCTCCAAGCAGATCTACCTGGACCTGAAGAAGGCCGGCTTCATCGAGACGCGCACCATCGAGCAGTTCTTCGACCCCGAGAAGAACATGTTCCTGCCCGACCGCTTCATCAAGGGCGAGTGCCCGCGCTGCCATGCCAAGGACCAGTACGGCGACAACTGCGAGGTCTGCGGTGCCGTCTACGCCCCCACCGACCTGATCAACCCGTATTCCGCACTGTCGGGTGCGAAGCCGGTGCTCAAGACTTCGGAGCACTTCTTCTTCAAGCTCTCCGACCCACGCGCCGTGGAATTCCTCACCGAATGGACACAGGACGGCCAGCATGTGCAGCCCGAGGTGGCCAACAAGATCAAGGAGTGGTTCGGCACCCGCACCAATCCCGACGGCACGACCAGCGAGGGCCTGGACGACTGGGACATCAGCCGCGATGCGCCCTATTTCGGCATCGAGATTCCCGATGCACCGGGCAAGTACTTCTACGTGTGGCTGGACGCGCCAGTGGGCTACCTCGCCTCGCTCAAGGAGCTGCTGAACAAGCGCGGCGAGAACTACGACGCCTACATGGCCGACCCGACGCTCGAGCAGTACCACTTCATCGGCAAGGACATCATCACCTTCCACACGCTCTTCTGGCCCGCGATGCTGAAGTTCAGCGGACGCAAGACGCCCACCAGGATCTGCGTGCATGGCTTCATGACCGTGAACAACGGCGAGAAGATGAGCAAGAGCCGGGGCACAGGCCTCGATCCGCTCAAGTACCTGAGCCTCGGCATGAACCCCGAATGGCTGCGCTACTACCTGGGCGCCAAGCTCAACGGCAAGAACGAGGACATCGACTTCAACCCCGAGGACTTCATGGCCCGCGTGAATGCCGACCTGATCGGCAAGTACGTGAACATCGCCTCGCGCGCCGCGGGCTTCCTCGTCAAGCGCTTTGACGGCAAGCTCGGCGACATGGGTGAGGACGGCCAGGCCCTGGTTGCCCAGCTGCGCGAGCAGAAGGACAACATCATCGCGGCCTATGAGCATCGCGACACATCGCGCGCCGTGCGCGAGGTGATGCTGCTGTGCGACCGCGTGAACGCCTACGTGGACGCGAACAAGCCCTGGGAGCTCGCCAAGAAGGAAGGCATGGAGGCACGCCTGCAGGACGTGTGCACGACCTGCATCGAGGCCTTCCGCATCCTGACCATCTACCTGAAGCCGATGCTGCCGCACGTGGCCGCCGAGGTCGCCAACTTCCTGATCGTTCCACCCGAGAACTTCGGCGACATCGACAGGCCGCTCGGCAAGGACCATCAGATCGGCGAGTACAAGCACCTGATGCAACGCGTCGATGTGAAACAGCTCGACGCGCTGTTCGAGGCCCCGCCCGCTCCGGTGGAGGAGAAAGTGCTGCCTGGAGGCGAAGAAATCGCGCCGACCATCACCATCGACGACTTCGCCAAGGTGGACCTGCGCATCGCCAAGATCGTGGAATGCAAGCCGGTCGAGGGCTCTACCAAGCTGCTGCAGCTCACGCTCGACGCCGGGGAGGGTCGCATGCGCAACGTGTTCAGCGGCATCTCCAGCATGTACCAGCCCGAGCAGCTGCAGGGCAAGCTCACCGTGCTGGTGGCCAACCTCGCACCGCGCAAGATGAAATTCGGCGTGAGCGAAGGCATGGTGCTGGCAGCCAGCCACGCGGACGAAAAGGCCCACCCCGGCATCTACGTGCTGGAGCCCTTCCCTGGCGCCACGCCGGGCATGCGCATCCACTGA
- a CDS encoding YitT family protein: MASSTSFFTSPLFRLSRSRGSSTPVAKSVSEHSSDLQHSAYENAQALFAGSLFVGIAMMMFAQAGLLIGSTAGLAFVLHYATGWPFGLVYFAINIPFYWFAWNRIGRRFTVKTFACVAMLSAVTTFGPQFLHIDYLHPLFAAIAGGLLMGTGVLFMARHQSSLGGATIVSLYAQDRWKIPAGKVQMAIDVAVVLLALSVVSWQRVAWSILAAVVMSVFIWVSHRPGRYAGR, translated from the coding sequence ATGGCCAGCAGCACCTCTTTTTTCACCAGCCCTCTTTTTCGCCTCTCCCGTTCGCGCGGTTCCTCGACTCCGGTTGCCAAGAGTGTGAGCGAACACTCTTCGGATTTGCAGCATTCTGCTTATGAGAACGCGCAGGCGCTGTTTGCGGGATCGTTGTTCGTCGGCATCGCGATGATGATGTTCGCGCAGGCCGGGCTGCTCATTGGCAGCACGGCGGGACTGGCGTTCGTGCTGCACTACGCGACGGGCTGGCCGTTCGGGCTGGTCTATTTCGCCATCAACATTCCGTTCTACTGGTTCGCCTGGAACCGCATCGGCCGGAGGTTCACCGTCAAGACCTTTGCCTGCGTGGCCATGCTGTCGGCGGTGACCACCTTCGGGCCGCAATTCCTGCACATCGACTACCTGCATCCGTTGTTTGCCGCGATCGCCGGGGGCCTGCTCATGGGCACGGGCGTGCTGTTCATGGCGCGCCACCAATCGAGCCTGGGCGGTGCCACCATCGTGTCGCTCTATGCGCAGGACCGCTGGAAGATTCCCGCCGGAAAAGTGCAGATGGCCATCGACGTGGCCGTGGTGCTGCTCGCGCTCAGCGTCGTCTCCTGGCAGCGCGTGGCATGGTCGATTCTGGCGGCGGTGGTGATGAGCGTCTTCATCTGGGTGAGCCACCGTCCGGGCCGCTATGCGGGACGGTGA
- the bamE gene encoding outer membrane protein assembly factor BamE domain-containing protein, protein MAMMRMARAGLAAALAVATMLVGCDDQRIKELEEGLSTEVDVRAKFGEPEYIWQEADGSRTLEYNRQPMGARNYMITIGTDGKMSALRQVLAPHNFEKIQPGMSQEQVRRTLGMPAKVVPYQLKQTTEWDWNWIDPPTRQMHFTVVFGPDNRVKNSYSAEKLHDGP, encoded by the coding sequence ATGGCAATGATGCGCATGGCACGTGCGGGCTTGGCGGCGGCTCTGGCGGTGGCGACCATGCTGGTCGGATGTGACGACCAGCGCATCAAGGAGCTGGAGGAGGGCCTTTCCACCGAGGTGGACGTGCGCGCCAAGTTCGGAGAGCCGGAGTACATCTGGCAGGAGGCCGACGGCTCGCGCACGCTTGAGTACAACCGCCAGCCCATGGGCGCGCGCAACTACATGATCACCATCGGCACCGACGGCAAGATGAGCGCACTGCGCCAGGTGCTGGCGCCGCATAATTTCGAGAAGATCCAGCCCGGCATGAGCCAGGAGCAGGTGCGCCGGACGCTGGGCATGCCTGCCAAGGTGGTGCCCTACCAGCTCAAGCAGACGACCGAGTGGGACTGGAACTGGATCGATCCACCCACGCGGCAGATGCATTTCACCGTGGTGTTCGGACCGGACAACCGGGTAAAGAACAGCTACAGCGCCGAGAAGCTGCACGACGGGCCGTAG
- the apbC gene encoding iron-sulfur cluster carrier protein ApbC, translated as MAITEQGLMEALAHVRDPYSGKDYVTSRAVRNVTISGGDVAFDVEIGYPAKSLVPELRQQLVAAAKNIPGVENVSVNIVSKIIAHTVQRGVQLLPGVKNIIAVASGKGGVGKSTTAVNLALALAAEGANVGLLDADIYGPSQPLMTNTSGKPESLDGKLMEPKRSMGLQINSIGFLVDEEQAMIWRGPMASQALEQLIMQTRWQDLDYLVVDMPPGTGDIQLTMSQKVPLTGAVIVTTPQDIALLDAKKGINMFQKVNVPILGLVENMAVHICTNCGHAEHIFGADGGRKMADKFGIDYLGALPLAMSIREQADSGKPTVVADPDGDVAKIYKSIARSVAVKIAQQAKDFSSKFPTITVSKNT; from the coding sequence ATGGCCATCACTGAACAGGGTCTCATGGAGGCTCTCGCCCACGTTCGCGACCCCTACAGCGGTAAGGATTATGTGACCTCGCGCGCTGTGCGCAACGTCACGATCAGCGGCGGCGACGTCGCGTTCGACGTGGAAATCGGCTATCCCGCCAAGAGCCTGGTGCCGGAGCTGCGCCAGCAGCTCGTGGCCGCCGCGAAGAACATCCCGGGCGTGGAGAACGTCTCGGTCAACATCGTCAGCAAGATCATCGCGCACACCGTCCAGCGCGGCGTGCAGCTCCTGCCCGGGGTGAAGAACATCATTGCCGTGGCATCCGGCAAGGGCGGCGTGGGCAAGAGCACCACGGCCGTCAATCTGGCGCTGGCGCTGGCCGCCGAGGGCGCGAACGTCGGGCTGCTCGATGCCGATATCTACGGCCCGAGCCAGCCGCTCATGACCAACACCTCGGGCAAGCCCGAGAGCCTGGACGGCAAGCTGATGGAGCCCAAGCGCAGCATGGGCCTGCAGATCAATTCCATCGGTTTCCTGGTGGACGAGGAGCAGGCGATGATCTGGCGCGGCCCGATGGCGAGCCAGGCGCTCGAGCAACTCATCATGCAGACGCGCTGGCAGGACCTGGACTATCTCGTGGTCGACATGCCGCCCGGAACCGGCGACATCCAGCTTACGATGTCGCAGAAGGTGCCGCTCACGGGCGCGGTGATCGTGACGACGCCGCAGGACATCGCGCTGCTCGATGCGAAGAAGGGCATCAACATGTTCCAGAAGGTCAACGTGCCGATCCTGGGGCTGGTCGAGAACATGGCCGTGCACATCTGCACGAACTGCGGGCATGCCGAGCACATCTTCGGCGCAGACGGCGGCAGGAAGATGGCCGACAAGTTCGGCATCGACTACCTGGGCGCGCTGCCGCTGGCCATGTCGATCCGCGAGCAGGCCGACAGCGGCAAGCCGACGGTGGTGGCCGATCCCGACGGCGACGTGGCGAAGATCTACAAGTCCATCGCGCGCTCGGTGGCGGTGAAGATCGCTCAGCAGGCCAAGGATTTTTCGTCGAAGTTCCCGACGATCACGGTCAGCAAGAACACCTGA
- a CDS encoding FdhF/YdeP family oxidoreductase, with protein sequence MKEEKIAFYKGPAGGWGALNSVKNALLRQDIPVKGAKTLLAANQPDGFDCPGCAWPDRNHASTFEFCENGVKAVAAEATARRAGPELFARHKVSELAQQSDFWLEDQGRLTHPMVYDATSDRYRPIGWDEAFALVARHLNALPDPDEAIFYTSGRTSNEAAFLYQLFVREFGTNNFPDCSNMCHEPSGSAMRPQIGVGKGTVELADFEKADAIFIFGQNPGTNHPRMLGELREAHRRGARIVSFNPLRERGLERFADPQDKLEMATFGSTPISTHYFQLRVGGDLAAVLGMMKHVLEQHDAHGDVLDLAFIDEHTTGLASLSESVRAAAWPLLEEESGLSEAQMRGAADVYIGARNVIACWGMGITQHMHSVATIQMIVNLLMLRGNIGRPGAGACPVRGHSNVQGDRTMGIWEKPPAALLDRLRDVYGFEPPRANGVDTVEAIRHMRDGKAKVFFALGGNFAAATPDTYETWKALQRCDLTVHVATKLNRSHVVHGREALILPCLGRTEIDMQDGRPQGVTVEDSMSMVHLSVGINPPASEHLLSEPAIVARLAQATLGARSRVPWTGLARDYALIRDEIEKVFPDFARFNQRVSVPGGFRLRNTASERVWRTPSAKAAFQAHEVPRNTPSHRARERMPGRIVFTLLTTRSHDQYNTTIYGMDDRYRGVFGQRRVVFIHPEDIRALGMNDGDWVDIRTVWDDGQERRADRFRLVAYDIPRGNLAAYYPETNPLVPLSAVAANAGTPTSKSIPVVLDLHEALQP encoded by the coding sequence ATGAAAGAAGAGAAGATCGCGTTCTACAAGGGCCCCGCGGGCGGCTGGGGGGCCCTCAACAGCGTGAAGAACGCGCTGCTGCGGCAGGACATTCCGGTCAAGGGCGCGAAGACGCTCCTGGCCGCCAACCAGCCCGACGGCTTCGACTGCCCTGGTTGCGCATGGCCGGATCGCAACCATGCCTCCACCTTCGAGTTCTGTGAGAACGGGGTGAAGGCCGTCGCGGCGGAGGCCACCGCGCGGCGGGCCGGGCCCGAACTCTTCGCGCGGCACAAGGTGAGCGAGCTGGCGCAGCAAAGCGACTTCTGGCTCGAGGACCAGGGGCGGCTCACGCATCCCATGGTGTATGACGCAACAAGCGACCGCTACCGCCCGATCGGCTGGGACGAAGCGTTCGCGCTGGTTGCGCGGCACCTGAATGCGCTTCCCGATCCGGACGAGGCCATCTTCTACACCTCGGGCCGCACCAGCAACGAGGCCGCATTCCTGTACCAGCTGTTCGTGCGCGAGTTCGGCACCAACAATTTTCCCGACTGCTCCAACATGTGCCACGAGCCGAGCGGCAGCGCGATGCGTCCGCAGATCGGCGTGGGCAAGGGAACGGTGGAACTGGCCGATTTCGAGAAGGCTGATGCGATCTTCATCTTCGGCCAGAACCCGGGGACCAACCATCCGCGCATGCTGGGCGAGCTGCGCGAGGCGCACCGGCGCGGCGCGCGCATCGTCAGCTTCAATCCGCTGCGCGAGCGCGGCCTTGAGCGCTTTGCCGATCCGCAGGACAAGCTGGAGATGGCCACCTTCGGCTCCACGCCCATCAGCACGCACTACTTCCAGCTGCGCGTGGGCGGAGACCTGGCGGCGGTGCTTGGCATGATGAAGCATGTGCTGGAGCAGCATGACGCGCACGGCGACGTGCTGGATCTTGCTTTCATCGATGAACACACCACGGGGCTTGCCTCGCTCTCCGAGAGCGTGCGTGCCGCGGCATGGCCCCTGCTCGAGGAGGAATCGGGACTCAGTGAAGCACAGATGCGCGGTGCGGCCGATGTCTACATCGGGGCGAGGAACGTGATTGCCTGCTGGGGCATGGGCATCACGCAGCACATGCATTCGGTGGCCACCATCCAGATGATCGTGAACCTGCTGATGCTGCGCGGCAATATCGGCCGCCCCGGCGCGGGCGCATGCCCCGTACGTGGCCACAGCAACGTGCAGGGCGACCGCACGATGGGCATCTGGGAGAAGCCACCGGCAGCCCTGCTGGACCGGCTGCGCGATGTCTACGGTTTCGAGCCGCCACGCGCCAACGGCGTGGATACGGTGGAGGCCATCCGGCACATGCGCGACGGCAAGGCGAAGGTCTTCTTTGCGCTGGGCGGCAACTTCGCCGCCGCCACACCCGATACCTATGAAACATGGAAGGCGCTGCAGCGCTGCGACCTGACGGTGCATGTGGCCACGAAGCTCAATCGCAGCCATGTGGTGCACGGGCGCGAGGCGTTGATCCTGCCCTGCCTCGGGCGCACCGAGATCGACATGCAGGACGGCAGGCCGCAGGGCGTGACCGTCGAGGACTCGATGAGCATGGTGCATCTCTCCGTGGGCATCAATCCGCCGGCTTCGGAGCACCTGCTCTCCGAGCCCGCCATCGTCGCGCGACTGGCGCAGGCGACCCTCGGGGCACGAAGCCGCGTGCCATGGACGGGGCTTGCACGCGACTATGCGCTGATCCGCGACGAGATCGAGAAGGTGTTTCCCGATTTCGCGCGCTTCAACCAGCGCGTGTCCGTGCCTGGCGGCTTTCGCCTGCGCAACACGGCAAGCGAGCGTGTATGGCGCACGCCCTCGGCCAAGGCCGCGTTCCAGGCGCACGAGGTGCCGCGCAACACGCCGTCCCACCGCGCTCGCGAACGCATGCCGGGCCGCATCGTCTTCACGCTGCTCACCACGCGCTCGCATGACCAGTACAACACCACGATCTACGGCATGGACGACCGCTACCGCGGCGTGTTCGGCCAGCGGCGCGTGGTGTTCATCCATCCCGAGGACATCCGCGCACTCGGCATGAACGATGGCGACTGGGTGGACATCCGCACCGTGTGGGACGACGGGCAGGAGCGGCGTGCGGATCGATTCAGGCTGGTCGCCTATGACATTCCCCGCGGCAATCTCGCGGCGTACTACCCCGAGACCAATCCGCTGGTTCCCCTGTCGGCGGTGGCTGCGAACGCGGGAACGCCCACGTCGAAGTCGATCCCTGTCGTGCTGGACCTGCATGAGGCCCTACAGCCATGA
- a CDS encoding helix-turn-helix transcriptional regulator: protein MPRQTTPPADYPHAVLQQIERLAQNIVIARKRRGETQAQWARRLGVSQPTMARIERGDPSVAMASYVMCLWLINQAEGLADLIAPGNDHAALEHEVKRVQAPRKPSAEKPQAAFRVMEPQRLSGLGNAAGLAALLGDGPLPPSDKNP from the coding sequence ATGCCTCGCCAAACCACCCCTCCCGCGGACTATCCACATGCCGTGCTGCAGCAGATCGAGCGGCTCGCGCAGAACATCGTGATCGCCCGCAAGCGGCGGGGTGAGACGCAGGCCCAGTGGGCCAGGCGCCTTGGCGTTTCGCAGCCCACGATGGCACGTATTGAACGGGGTGACCCATCGGTCGCGATGGCGTCCTATGTGATGTGCCTGTGGCTCATCAACCAGGCAGAGGGCCTGGCGGACCTGATCGCACCCGGCAACGACCACGCAGCACTCGAACATGAAGTGAAGAGGGTGCAGGCACCCAGGAAGCCATCCGCAGAAAAACCGCAGGCGGCTTTCAGGGTGATGGAGCCGCAGCGGCTTTCAGGTCTTGGCAATGCGGCGGGTCTCGCGGCATTGCTGGGTGACGGGCCGCTCCCACCTTCGGACAAGAACCCATGA
- a CDS encoding restriction endonuclease — protein MAQNSLFAILLRSPWWISLAVVLVIVAVCGAFLPREIAPFAALGALPIFVIGCMAAWRQFRAPSSSRLQTMHARIAAMSWKEFAAALETAWQREGQSVQRMPGGNTAADLQLAKGGTTSLVSARRWKAANHGVEPLRELQEAVARQKADHGVYVVLQGSLTENARAFAKEHGLLLLEGDALCAMLLKSQGDRS, from the coding sequence ATGGCCCAGAACTCCCTGTTCGCAATCCTGTTGCGTTCGCCATGGTGGATCAGCCTTGCCGTGGTGCTCGTGATCGTGGCGGTCTGCGGTGCATTCCTGCCGCGCGAGATCGCGCCCTTTGCCGCGCTGGGGGCACTCCCGATCTTCGTGATCGGCTGCATGGCGGCATGGCGCCAGTTCCGCGCGCCCAGCAGCTCCCGCCTCCAGACGATGCACGCGCGCATCGCCGCCATGTCCTGGAAGGAATTTGCCGCGGCCCTCGAGACGGCCTGGCAGCGCGAAGGCCAGTCCGTGCAGCGCATGCCGGGCGGCAACACCGCCGCCGACCTGCAGCTCGCCAAGGGCGGCACCACGTCGCTGGTGAGTGCCCGCCGCTGGAAGGCCGCCAATCACGGTGTGGAGCCCCTGCGCGAACTGCAGGAGGCCGTGGCGCGCCAGAAGGCCGATCACGGCGTGTACGTGGTCCTGCAGGGCTCGCTCACCGAGAACGCCCGCGCCTTCGCCAAGGAGCACGGCCTGCTGCTGCTCGAAGGCGATGCGCTCTGCGCGATGCTGCTGAAGTCGCAGGGCGACCGGTCCTGA
- a CDS encoding type II toxin-antitoxin system HipA family toxin, with the protein MSMQAVSPQTYQPQDTLYLWVLVNPARPVRAGTLGLSRLLPDCATFTYDKDWWNFPLSEDLPLLAAHEFSATEKGGAPGAIDDARPDRWGERIIRHIDRPARLSVLEMLLFAGDDRFGALGVSVSAEHYIPRRLGPYPRLGDLAQLSAAIEDIQSHAPISHALERLVQPGVTLGGARPKALLQTDDGPCVIKFSELDDPVDTPLVEHATMKLAALAGIDVASTQVRPIAERRLKPTRHALLIERFDRVGALRLHCLSARTLLRAAKLEESYAALATVLLRIAHPDRQQAMREELFRRMIFNILIDNTDDHERNHSVRLGFDGYYELTPAYDVLPSLQNLGYQAMLVGVNGAESTIDNALTQLSEFGIRRARAMELVRQVARTVDGWSTHFVREGVSASDMEQLHASIDRDALRLQREAYV; encoded by the coding sequence ATGAGCATGCAGGCGGTGAGCCCGCAAACCTACCAGCCGCAGGACACGCTCTATCTCTGGGTGCTTGTGAATCCCGCCCGGCCGGTGCGTGCAGGCACTTTGGGGCTCTCGCGCCTGCTGCCCGACTGTGCCACCTTCACTTACGACAAGGATTGGTGGAACTTTCCGTTGAGCGAAGACCTGCCCCTGCTGGCTGCCCACGAATTCAGCGCCACGGAAAAAGGCGGTGCCCCGGGAGCGATCGACGATGCGCGTCCGGATCGCTGGGGCGAGCGCATCATTCGCCACATCGATCGGCCCGCTCGGCTGTCCGTGCTGGAGATGCTCCTGTTTGCGGGCGATGACCGGTTCGGGGCGCTGGGCGTGTCGGTCTCGGCAGAGCACTACATTCCACGCCGCCTGGGGCCTTATCCACGGCTGGGCGATCTGGCGCAGTTGAGCGCCGCGATAGAGGATATCCAGAGCCATGCACCGATCTCGCATGCGCTTGAGCGCCTGGTGCAGCCCGGTGTCACGCTCGGAGGTGCGAGGCCCAAGGCCTTGCTGCAGACCGATGATGGGCCCTGTGTGATCAAGTTCAGCGAGCTGGACGATCCCGTTGACACACCTCTCGTCGAGCATGCCACGATGAAGCTCGCTGCGCTTGCCGGTATCGACGTGGCATCCACCCAGGTTCGCCCCATCGCAGAGCGGCGCCTGAAGCCGACGCGCCATGCCCTTCTGATCGAGCGTTTTGACCGCGTCGGCGCGCTGCGCTTGCATTGCCTCTCCGCCCGAACCCTGCTGCGCGCGGCCAAGCTGGAAGAGAGCTACGCAGCCTTGGCGACGGTGCTGCTGCGCATCGCCCATCCTGATCGCCAGCAGGCCATGCGCGAGGAGCTGTTCCGGCGCATGATCTTCAACATCCTCATCGACAACACCGACGACCACGAGCGCAACCACAGTGTGCGGCTGGGATTCGATGGTTACTACGAGCTCACCCCGGCCTATGACGTGTTGCCGTCCTTGCAGAACCTGGGCTATCAGGCCATGCTCGTCGGGGTGAATGGGGCGGAGTCGACCATCGACAACGCGCTCACGCAACTGAGTGAATTCGGCATCCGGCGAGCACGAGCCATGGAGCTGGTTCGGCAGGTGGCACGTACAGTGGATGGCTGGAGCACGCACTTTGTGCGTGAAGGTGTCAGCGCATCCGACATGGAGCAACTGCATGCCAGCATCGATCGCGATGCCCTGCGGCTGCAGCGCGAGGCCTATGTTTGA